TCTCCCCGATCAAGGCGCGCGGCCGCGACGCGCTCAACGCCGTGCTCAAGAATAGGCAGCACCACGCCGGACCGCGCATCCGCCTCATGCCCCGGGGTGCCGAGCGCTGCTGACGCGTTTCGCCCGTGCGTGACCACCTGAATCGCGCCGACTACTGGAATCACAACGCCGCCTACCACCCTTGGCTGGTCGGCATCGCGGCGCGCCGGCGCGGCTGGGTCCTCGACGTGGGATGCGGAGAAGGGCTGCTGGTCCAGCGGGTGGCCGCGGTGTCGCGCGGCGTGGTCGGCGTGGATGCCGACGCGAGCGCCGTCGGCCGCGCGCGGGCGCGGTTGAGGGCCGTAGGCAACGCCACGGTGGAGCTGACGGGCTTCGAAAGTTTCGCCGCCGACCAGCGGTCCTACGACCTGATCGCCTTCGTGGCCAGCTTGCACCACTTACCGCTGCGCGAAACGCTGCTCAAGGCACGCCGCCTGCTCGCGCCGGGAGGTGAGCTGGCGGTCGTCGGCCTGTCGGCCAACAAGAGCGTCACCGACTGGACGTGGGCGGTCCTTTGCACGCCGGCCGCGCGCGCGGGTTCGTGGTTGCATGGCGAGACCCGCGACATCGGCGTGGCCGTCGCCGAGCCGCCGGAAAGCCTCGCCGAGATTCGGCGGGTGGCGGCCGATGTCTTGCCCGGGGCTCGGATCCGGCGAGGCCTCTACTACCGATACCGCCTGCATTGGCGAAAGGCCTGATCCGACAGGCTCATTCTGTTCCGCTGGACTCGGCGCCGCGCCCGCGCCCGCGCCGGCGGGCGCGCGAGGCGCGCAGATTCGCGACGTTGCCGCAGGTCTTGACGTCGTGCCAGACCCCGCTGTTGTTCTTCGAGCGGTCGTAGAACGTCACCCCGCAGCGGTGGTTGCGGCATTGTTTGAGCCGGCGCCAGGTTCCCGCCTGCTGGCTCAGCAGGATCTCGCCCCAGAGCGCGGAGGCCAGCCACCGCCAGTCGCGGCCGCCGGGTTGCAGGCGCACTTCGGTGCCGGCCAGCACGAACGACGCGGCGACCCCACGCGTTTCGGCGTCCGACGGCGGCCGCCCGGCGATGATCGCGCCGATCGTCGTCCGCAGCGAGCGCAGCCGGGCCAGGTCCGCTTCGTCGAGCGTCGGGGGCCGCGCCTCGACACCGCGCGATTGCGACCAGGCCGCTACCGCGCCGGCAGCCCAGTCCCCGGCGAGCCCGGTGTCCCCCAGCAGGTCCGGTCCGTAGCCCTCCGCGCCCGCGGTGTTCAGGAAATCCTGAACCAGTCCCAGGCCGCCGGGCGCCGGAGCGATCCCGTACCGGTGTGATGCAGACCATGCATATGACATATGCAAATGCTACTTGACT
This genomic window from Mycobacterium saskatchewanense contains:
- a CDS encoding class I SAM-dependent methyltransferase — its product is MRDHLNRADYWNHNAAYHPWLVGIAARRRGWVLDVGCGEGLLVQRVAAVSRGVVGVDADASAVGRARARLRAVGNATVELTGFESFAADQRSYDLIAFVASLHHLPLRETLLKARRLLAPGGELAVVGLSANKSVTDWTWAVLCTPAARAGSWLHGETRDIGVAVAEPPESLAEIRRVAADVLPGARIRRGLYYRYRLHWRKA
- a CDS encoding CGNR zinc finger domain-containing protein — its product is MSYAWSASHRYGIAPAPGGLGLVQDFLNTAGAEGYGPDLLGDTGLAGDWAAGAVAAWSQSRGVEARPPTLDEADLARLRSLRTTIGAIIAGRPPSDAETRGVAASFVLAGTEVRLQPGGRDWRWLASALWGEILLSQQAGTWRRLKQCRNHRCGVTFYDRSKNNSGVWHDVKTCGNVANLRASRARRRGRGRGAESSGTE